The DNA segment ATGCTTCGCCGCATTATCAGTAATTGATGTCTCTTAAAAGTTATGTGCGAGTGTTCAGGGCATCTCATTTCTCATATCTGTCTCTCCTTGATTCCTCCATCATCCTTACATTCCTTCACAAAATTAACCCTCCTTATATTCCTTCACAAAATGAATTAGAAAGAGGGGTTAggacaggagggaggaaggaagggaggatggACAAATAGAGAATTGAGATGCACCCCTGGCTTTGAAGGCCCTAGCCATTTTGTTTCCCcatttacaatttaaatataaCCACAGTCCCACTCATAGATGATTCCAACACCATGTCAGAATTCAATGCCTGAGGCTTTTAATGCAGATACTGCTGCAAAACATTCATTACACAAGGAATGACTTAGTCCCACTATACCACACAGGCGCATTATGGGAGATATGAAGGGCCCAGTCCGGCTGCAAGGACCAGTCCGCACATCACTCTTCTGTTGCCGACAACCACCCAGGGGATGCTCAGATCTTTCCAGCGAAGGTTCCATCATCTCTCTGGCCATCCCATCTCTCAATCTAAAGTAcacaatgacaaatattacaaaAGGTATTAGATGCTAGACCAGAGGGGTATACTAGAAAATTAGATAAGTGGTATGTAGAGCCTAAAGCCTGAGATGCATTCAGAGTTGGCAAGCAGATGCAAAAGTTTGTGACTTTTGCCCATTTTCACCCAAGAactgttgtaaaaaaaaaatcctccactGACATTTGCCAAACTTCAGGCTTTATTCAACATATTACTAATCTTGCTTCGTAGTTCATATGTGAAGGCGCTATGACCTCTAGTGGCATCTAAAAACTGTCCCCAGATAATAGCCTATCTTTAAAAGGCATGTTAAGATGATGGATTCTGGTTCCAAGTAATTTTGCCGTAGCCTACTGGAAACTTTTCCCACAAATCAAAGTGGTCACTGTCACTAATTTTGTGCTGTCAGTGCTTTTATGAGATTACTATGAGCTATGAGAAATACAAAGGTGTAACGTTGGTCATTCTTTGAGGACTCACCCAGGAAAGTGGGCAAAGAGATTTGTAGACTCTCTTGTACCAATCACATGGGGCCACATCCACACCTTTGGCCTCCAAAGCTTTCTGGCAGCGATGGTAGTCTAGAAACACGAGCAATCATCTATAAATAATAGATCCCACGTGGCCACagaagaacagtgtgtgtgtgtgtgtgtgtgtttgtgtgtgttagagagaaagTCATCTGTGTTGACCACATATTCAGATCTGGACAAGCAGCTTGGAGGATGAAGCTGAAGACCTTGAAACCCCAAATATGCACTTAATGTATGATTATGCATTTGAGCCCTATGTGAGGTGAGTTCATGTGAAACATAAACTCTAACCAAAAACAAACACCTTTCCCAATAATGATAATATATTATCCAAACAAATGAGGATAAGACACATCTACCAGCAGTGGAGTCCTTAAGTGACTGACACTTCACCACACCTCCAGGCATGGTGCACTCACCTAAATAATTCTGCCAGCAGTTTTTGGTCTGGTTTGAGTTGGGGAATCGTGCATCGAATGGTGCTGTGCGGTACTTCTCCA comes from the Alosa alosa isolate M-15738 ecotype Scorff River chromosome 22, AALO_Geno_1.1, whole genome shotgun sequence genome and includes:
- the LOC125287320 gene encoding cytochrome c oxidase subunit 6B1; this encodes MAENIQSKLEKYRTAPFDARFPNSNQTKNCWQNYLDYHRCQKALEAKGVDVAPCDWYKRVYKSLCPLSWIERWDGQRDDGTFAGKI